DNA sequence from the Labrus bergylta chromosome 13, fLabBer1.1, whole genome shotgun sequence genome:
CCAAATTGTCCGAGACATCACAGACTAGTTTAGGTCAGTATGACCTTGACGTCAATAATGTCTTTTTGATATATAGCAAAGCATTGGGAGAGTTTGGGAGAATTGGCATAGCAGGGACACAGCATCAGACATGTTCTGCTACTCCATATCTCAGATCCGGAGTATTCTTGTAGGTATAAACTTTCTTCAACTTAAGCTATATGAGTCTCCTGAATCGTTTAtttgtgtgaagtcaagttctTACTAATTTCCTCAACAGGCAGGAGCACGATGTTTTTCTTAACTGACAGTTCCTACTTAAAGAGCCCAGAAGGTGCTCGCTTACCAGCAGTAATAATATTGCATCAACTAACAGTGATTATgtccacccccccctccccagggacgattctagagtctggtgGGACCCTGGGTGAAAATCGTTGGGGGcgcctccaaccagcgttcatcaccatcacgTCTTCCAGTCTCCCGATGATTACTCCTCCTTTATAGAAggatgtttcctcttcatctttatttgttgacattcattgacaaactttggtttacACAGCAACCCAGGTCAAAGAGAgcgagtgctgtcagatggggccccctttgggaggtttcctactgtcattgcaaaatttgtacattttgggGAACTGCTTTGGTTTAACTTTGTCAGCCCTCATGAGCCCCCTATTgttctggggccccaagcagttgttTGCCTCCGTTGGTAGTTATACCATCGTCACCAAGTGAAAATATTCTCCAGCTCTGTTAGGGTGAGGCTTAAATCGTCTCTTCACCTGATCTTTGACCTTCATACAAACTGTGTCTCATTCCCAcagtcctgtttgtgtttcagaagaggatCTAAGTGTGTGAACCATGCACTAACAGCAGAGCTCTGGTTTCTGTCAGCTGGGAGAACTTCCTGTTGGAGGATAGCAGAGCTTCACTGAGTTGATttaagacacaaacagagacagggaCTGGGTCTAGTAGATGcattctgtctctcttactTCTTATTTTTAGGATCAGAGGTTTACAGAAACATGTGTTAGTAGGTAAAGATCATTTGTATTCCCTTCCGAAACGGTCACAATCTGAGGAGGATGTTTCTTATTTTTAGTCGTCTTaaatcagaaaaacacacacacattattaacccttcctctgctctgctctctgtgtgtttgaacgTCCTGTCCAGGTGTACCAGCCTCAGcgttacttcctgtttgtgagGATCATGTACTCTGTGGGATACGCCATTTCACTCGCCTCACTCTCCATCGCTGTGGCCATCCTCTGTCTCTTCAGGTCAGAGAGCATCTTGATATGACACCGGATATTTTGTTTTCTAGAGAGAATTAAGAACTAATAACCACCATCATCATGCATCTCTTTATATATCATAAGTTACTTTACTAAGCACTTATGGATTTTAATTCCCTATAAAGAAACACATGGGAATTAATCCGCAATAGAAAATAGTCCCAATGAATGCGGGGCCAGCTCCTTCTGTTAGTTGCTCTAACACAAAATATAGAAGTAGAAATTTTGTGTATTAGAGCAACTGTAACGACTAGTATTtgactctccctgcaaccaaatttacctacaggtacaaataaagtaacctgaacatgaacatgatacgcgctcattgttgctaggttatgAAAGTTAACTTCCCCTTCCCTCAGTAATATCAGTTAGATAGCTCAGTGTGGATAATATTTACCGGTACTCAGCAAGACAACATGAGAGGAATGTAAAGACATAAAGCAGCAGCTCAAAACCTGGAAAATGTTGATCTTTGAAATGACGAGTCAGATTAGTTTCTTCTCCGCTGAtctcagaagtcccgccccttcttgattttgtttgatcagtgagggagaagtgacacgCTGTTCCagaagtttaactttttttcaacTTAGAGTGTTGTGAGCGCAGTGACTAAAAGACACTGAGCGCTGAAAACGCTGAACTGCATTGGTTTAATTAAAGATGGATGCTGctagcacaaaaaaaaaaaagccttagtGGACAAAGTATGCACTGATTTGTAGTTTTCTCTGTAGATATAAAAGAATAATACAAACAGAATAACACTAGATTTTGATAGAAATCACATCATTCATTTCTCTGCTACAGCTCTGTTAACCATTTGTTCTCCTGTGAGTAAAAGAATCACATACTCAAACTGTGTCTTCTCTCCACCAGGAGGCTCCACTGCACACGTAACTTTGTCCACATccagctcttcctctccttcatgcTGCGAGCTTCTCTCATCTTCATCAGAGACTCAGTTCTGTTCTCAACCGATGACCATTTCCACTGTGGCGTCTACCCGGTACTGTCAGCTGTCAGCCTGTATGAGCACTACgacctgtttttaaaatcacctTCTGCAGACAGACAATTTCAGACACTGGCCCTTTctgaattgtcacagttcagtaggcagtacgtactattcagtagggagtttcagtatactgaactttcttGGTCATTCAGtgtgcattttttgggtccacctcagtatactgaacatttcagtatggatactaacttccgggtttcatgcagtatggatcggatgcgtgctttcaggaaatgaattgtattttaccacccacaatgctgtgcaaaattaaacgtaaatcgtcacctCACGTCActtctccaaatcaaaacaaacgagcgtggattaattgaatcaatttttaatctagagttaaagtcctgtctgaaatcactacttttaatttacaacagaaaatataacaaatgtctgcattattataaaaccgtTCTCCCTCTATTtgaataatgatttaactatttaaatgtgtctttattggtttattttatattctgtatattactgtctttcatttgtacttttctttatgtactgtatgttatttagttatttaagctgtcttttacttgatttacattgtgatattgttttttgtttacctgactgtatatgtgcattactcttcttgaataaagctaaacaaagctaaacaaaaaacaaaaacgggtggatgcggacgggtcgggaaacgtaaatgacgccacttccatactgaatgaatcagaagaataggaacaaatatctgcctgcTGTGTgcgcatactgaatagtaggtactaacagtatacagcacggatagtaggtactgactactgcctactgaaagattgagtatgtacttggcaattcggatacagaaACTGACTTTTTCAGACAGCTGGAAATTCTCTGCcttctctgcccccccccccccccaaagtctcctgtctcctctgctgcaccCTCTTGGTGGGCTGTAAAGTTGCTCACTGTCTCATCTGTTCCCCCCTGCAGTTTGGGTAAAAAGTTGCTCATTGTctcctctgctgccccctgtAGGTTGGCTGTAAAATAGCCACGGCTCTGTCTAACTACAGTATCATGGCGAACTACAGCTGGCTGCTGGCTGAGGGTCACTTCCTGTACAGCCTGCtcagtgtgtctctgttgtcCTCGAGGAGACGTCTGTGGTGTTACATCGCCCTCTGCTGGGGTGATTTCCGTCTTTTTAATCACATCTCTTACTTGATTGTCTTATTCTCTGCACATCACatactgttatttatttaacctttgtttaAGGACAGTTAGAAGGCATAATAAATGTTTATGTCTGTTTCTCGAAGGTTCTCCGATGATCATTCTGATTGGATGGAGTAGTGCGAGGTACCTCCATGAAGATGAGGGGTAGGCTCAGTTATAATTTATTTACATCACAAACACTGTATGACCAAGAATCAAAAATAAGCCTTTAGAattgtaattacatttttattttctggatATATAGCCCTCTTTTCTCCTGAGAGCTCATCTATCAATCTGGTTTTCACAGTCCTGTTTCTTAGTGCTGACTTTATGTCATACTGTTTAGAGTGTGGAGCAGATTTTATAGTTCAGAGTTTTGCCACATCTGGCCTGTGGACAGGGGTTTCAGTAAGCATAACATAGTTGTAAGAATGAACCTCTTAGGATGCTGCAATGTACACAGGTTAAGCAGCAGATTTGTCAGAAATATGACAGAatacaattaaagaaaaaaaagtagttgCCTACTTAAATAAATACTTAGTGTGTCCGTATATTCTGTCATGTAATCTGTCATATAAAGTCATGTTGAGTGCTGACTTGTATCTCTGtctgattttgtgttttatttttattttgcagctgTTGGGAGACGAGGAGGATCAGGTGGATCTGGTGGATCCTCAGACTACCTGTACTCTTCTTCATCACTGTGTGTACCTTTAGACTTAAACATCCAGTAACATGTGGATTAAATACAACACTGTGATGCAGCACAGTCTGAACCTCTTATTATGATCTTTACCTTTATAACATAATAATATTGATTTAATATGGTGCTGTATTTCAGATTAAGTACTCTCTATTTGTTCTCCAGGTGAACCTGTCCTTCTTTCTGTGTATAATAAGAATCCTGGTGTCTAAACTGAGGACTCAGGACATGCCGGGCAGCGAGTTCAACCactacaggtgagacacaattatgtagtcatttatttatgtgtgtgtatttaggcagattcattcattcattttgcagGTACATGTATACATATTTACATGTATTCTTTAATTCATCAGTAGATTGGAACTGAACAGGTTCAAATGAGCCATAAATTGTACAATcgtatttgttattattttttcctAAACTGTCCTCACCCTGtcattgtgttcttgttttatcACGTTAGTACTGTAATGTTATGTGTTTGGATGAAAGCTGTATATTGATTGTTGTTTATGTTAATGAGTGTTATGTTGGTTTTATGTTGTAAGATGACACAGTCACTGTAATGTTTGTTGTGGACCCCCGAAGAATAGTTgcagctaatggggatcctaataaactaaactaaacaacaTCGTTGTTTatctatttacatttttattttaatctctaTTTTATCAGggatgtaaaatataaaataacaataatacatTAGAATTTTGAATCTGAGTATGATGAGATGAGAACAGAGtttgttagtggttgtaggcgatGTTGaggaggtgagtttttagggatttcttgaaggtggagGTTTGTGTCAGCAGTCCTGGGAGTGTGCTgttggaggagctcagacaggttgtggagggttttataGATGATCTTCTATAATATATTTTACAAAGGTTTCCTGGCTGAAACAGCAGTAATAAAAAGTTCCACATGAAGAGATTACATCAAACTATTATTTAGCAGCTTTCAGCGATAAAGTATGTCCCTTTGCTGGTGTACTGTTCTTCAAATTCTTTAAATCATCCAAACTTATAAAACAAGGTTAACGTTGACTTTAAACCCTCAGCACAACGGagccaaaacatttaaatatcttaaagagacagagagtcGGCTAAATCACCCAAATGAGGTTGTGCAGAAGTTCGAGGCCATGTGGTTAAACTGATACGATCTAAATATAACTCTAATTCAGGAAGCAGTGATGTCTGCAGCTGTTTAGACGATATACCTGAAGTGTTGTCAGCAGATATAATCCAGACGCTGGAATAAACTCTCTACCAGCCATTAATAATGATTATTGTTGTTCCAACAGGAAACTGTTCAAGTCGTCATTCCTGCTCGTGTCTCTGTTCGGGTTACACTACGTCCTGTTTGCTTTCCTCCCTCACAAACTCAGCGACTCCTCATACAAAGTGTGGACCTTCATCGAGCTCGCCTTCGCCTCCTCTCAGGTACAAACACGCTGACTGTGATCTAAATATAGAGGCTGTAGTTCAGACATGCAGGCTGTAAATTAATCCATTTATTGATGTTAATacactgactctgtgtgtgtgtgtgtgtgtgtgtgtgtctgtgtgtgtgtgtgtgtgtgtgtgtgtgtgtgtgtatgtgtgtgtgtgtgtgtgtgtgtaacacctgatttgtgcatgtgtttgtgtttttgtgtgtaatatacctgatgtgtgtgcgtgtttgtgtgtttgtgtgtaacacCTGATgtttgcgtgtttgtgtgtgtgtaatacctgatgtgtgtgtatttgtgtgtaacatacttgatttgtgtgtgtgtgtgtgtctgtaatgcctggtgtgtgtgcgtgtgtgtgtgtgtgtgtgtgtgtgtgtgtgtttcagggctTTGTTGTAGCTCTTCTGTACTGCTTCCTGAATGCAGAAGTAAGAATTGATTTTTCCttgtgacaaaataaaaatatactcCTTCATTAACTGTCTTCTGATGCTACAGTTACCTTCACTCAGAGTCATACGTAATGACATCACGTCTCTGATGGTGCAGGTGCAGAACGAGCtccagaggaggtggaggaggtggaggcagaAGCAGACCCTGCAGGTGGAGACCAGGAGACCCCGTAGCTCCCTGAGTCACAGTGGAGGAGCTCTAACTAATGTCTCTATGCTCACTAAAACCTCAACCACACCAGAGTCCGACCAGGTGTAAGAGGAACCACACCACGTGCAGAAATCTTCTGGCCGCATCCAGCcccatttatttcacatttcccCTGAATGTCCACAGCATAATCGATTAATTgattaccacggcaacaaatgccaaaaaaacaacagttttctGTCCATACAAATGTTGTCATTCGCAGACTGTCGATGCTCCTTTTCCTGATGTAAAATCATCACTTCTTCttcgtctgttttttttccattctttaACGGTTTCAGCATGAGAGTCCTTCTCACTACCTCTGAGTGGTTGCACACGTTTAGTCAAATTACTTCCATTTATGAACATATCTCAATACTGCTGTTCTACGGTTTTCTTCATTTGTACATTAACCTACTTTATATAGGCCTACACATACCTTAGCATCTTATCACACCTATAAGTATTGTATGTTATTGACTTCCTCGATGCCAAGCTGCGGAGAACTGTTTGCTAACTGTGTAAGTTTTACAGGCATACTTTAAATAACGATGTTAGACGTCACAGCACAGTTAAACTAGAGGTTTGTGTTAAGAGAAGAGTAAGTGGTGTCAGGTTTATCATTTTCTGCTGCTCATGAGTGTTGTGTCGCagctgaacacaatagaacaatAAAGGTTTATTTGAAAAAAGTCAACAGCTGTCAAAGATGTGTACGTTCACTGCCAAAACCCACAGGACAGAAATGTCTCTCATTTCTAAAATGTACTATAAAGAAGTGGACTCGCCTCAAACCTGCAGTCCtgctaatggccagcagggggtggaggggggtggGAGAAAGCCTTGTAGTAGTCAGGACCTCAGTGGAGTTTGGGGAATGTGATTATATGAAACATGATATAAAATACAAGCAGGCCAAAAAGAGGTATTCAAGAGGAATGCTTTAATATTGAAATGACAGGACTTTGCAGATACACAAGGTTGAAAACATGACATCAAATCTGAAAACATGATATTCAATCGGACTTCTGATCACTGCTTCTTCATCAGTTTAATCTCGTAATCACAGTCCAGCACACagtcctctgtgtttctgtgtttaaggaCACTGCTGGTTGTTGTAAGGCGCTTCAGTGTCAGGatgcaaggggggggggggggggcatccaGGTGTTGGCCTTGAAGGGTTATAATTCATAGTTTGATGTTACATTCCATATTTCTTCTTCAACTCGTCGACCAGGAAGATGTACTCGTTCATGGCGTCGTCTTGGCTCTTTCctgaaagttgaaaatgttatgATAATTAGGAACTTTTAAAGTAATTAGagaatgtttaaatattgttcaTCCCGTTCCTCTCAGATTAACAGCTTTGAATCATGACCGTCAGTATTTAGATAATAGTCAGTAACAGCTGGTTTGCAGAATTAAAGCTTCACATGTTACTGTAAAACTTCTGTCTTTGGGcgcaggtagcctagtggttactGTGTCCGCCCCCATGCACGGAGGCTATAGCCCTCAACGAATCGACCTGTGGcgcctttcccgcatgtcattccccactctctccccaattttcgactctatccactgtcctttctctaccataaaggcagaaaaagccaaaaaataaatcttaaaaataaacaaaaaacatctgtcTTTATTAATAAATGTGTAGGTCAGTACAAGCATCACATGGTGACTGTTTAAAGAAGTAATCAACCAACAGCGTTTCCCCACAACCTTCCTAAGAAGTGGAGGCTGCAACCCCAAAGCAACCTCATGTTTACAGCATGTGAGCAAGGCCTGACATGAAATATTTGTAAACTACCTGAAATCTTTTAGGGTTTAGGTAAGGACCCAATAAGAAGGTACATGTCTGaagtcacaatttaaaacacaaacacaagttcaATTGGCTCCacaactttttgtttccttccaGAATTTATGTTTCCTCTGAATACATGTGATGGGGAGGTTAAAGGAAAACtaagtgtttttatattttactgttaaattaaaaaacagtacCTTTCTGCTTCTCCCAGGCGTCCCATTTAGCTTTCCCAGTGAAGTCAAACATCCCAGGACGAGCTGCAGGAAGacaaatgtaaaacaacatGAGTACAGTTGCAGGAAAAAAGTACatgaaccctttggaatttcctagttttctgattaaattggtcataaaatgtgttctgctcttcatctaagtctcaacaatagacatacacagtctgcttaaactaataccccacaaacaattatatgtttccatgtttttgttaaacacaacatgtaaacagtcacagtgcagggtggaaaaagtatgtgaacccttggaTTTAATAACTGGTTGACCCTCCTTTGGCAGCAATAACCTCAACTAAACGTTTCCTGTAGTTGCAGATCAGAAATGCACAACGGTCAGGAGGAATTTTGGACCATTGCTCTTTAcaaaactttttcagttcagcaatattcttgggatgtctggtgtgaatcactctctcttttttttttttttaagatttattttgtggcttttgtgcctttaatgtagagataggacagtggatagagatggaaatcagggagagagagtggggaatgacatgcaggaaaggagccacaggctggatcaCTGGATCTCTCTTGAGGTCATGCCACAGCATCTCTATCGggttgaggtcaggactctgactgggcca
Encoded proteins:
- the sctr gene encoding secretin receptor; this encodes MWKPAGISALTLLLHCCIHTEAVPPECDPNYILLQDEVSCFELLRNNRSSSSSGTQGCRGWWDHLNCWPHAAVGDIVSQPCPRFLHTTGRVFRNCTDGGWSEPFPPHDEACEYGFNHSLPAEVYQPQRYFLFVRIMYSVGYAISLASLSIAVAILCLFRRLHCTRNFVHIQLFLSFMLRASLIFIRDSVLFSTDDHFHCGVYPVGCKIATALSNYSIMANYSWLLAEGHFLYSLLSVSLLSSRRRLWCYIALCWGSPMIILIGWSSARYLHEDEGCWETRRIRWIWWILRLPVLFFITVNLSFFLCIIRILVSKLRTQDMPGSEFNHYRKLFKSSFLLVSLFGLHYVLFAFLPHKLSDSSYKVWTFIELAFASSQGFVVALLYCFLNAEVQNELQRRWRRWRQKQTLQVETRRPRSSLSHSGGALTNVSMLTKTSTTPESDQV
- the dbi gene encoding acyl-CoA-binding protein; amino-acid sequence: MADLKAKFDAAAEEVKKLTEKPADEEMLQVYSLFKQATVGDVNTARPGMFDFTGKAKWDAWEKQKGKSQDDAMNEYIFLVDELKKKYGM